TCACAGCAAGAATGGAATAATTAATTCCATGAATATGTTTGAAATTACATTTGTGTTTCATGTTTTCCTCCATACTAATTTATCCTTACATAAGTTACGGTAAAGTTAATTAAATCTTTTACTGGCTATTTAGATATTCAAGTGGTATCGATTTTTTTATTTCTTAGTTAATCTTTCGCGGGTATTTATGAGGCATGATTGATGTCAGATGTAAAACGCTTTTCAGCACACAAAAAAAATTCTCATATTCATATAAGCATAAACCCTTATTCAACAGTGGTACTAAATCACATTAAAACTAATGGAATATTAGTTATGTTATTCACATTTGTAATAATGTGACAAATTACTGGACAACTGATGATCTTAAATCTGGTGTTAATTTTCTTTTGGGGTTGAATATATAAAATTCAAAAAAAGCGGACATTGATGAATATCATGAAGTTACACTGTGTTACATTTAGAATTGGCTGGTTACTTTAAAATAAATTATTAATTTCGTAGTGAGGTAGGGATGGTTTTATATTTTTCATAAAAATATAAATAATTGTGATTCAGCAATCGAAATAAGATTGAATTAATTCAGCATAAATATTTACGTGACAGGTGTCACAAAAAAATCCCTTTTGAATCGCCATAATTTATGAAGAATCGTTTCAGCAAAACTATTTTTAATAACTAAGGGAATTATTGATATGAAAAAAACGCTGTTATCCTTAAGCATTGCTGCATTATTACTTTCTCCTGCGGCTGTATTCGCTAAGGATTTTGTTCTGACTGATACAGTCGAAAACATTGAACAAGCAAATTGGAAAGTGACCAGTGATGAACTGGGTTTAAAAGATGCCCCTGCATTTTCTGTAATCAAGAAGACTCTGCATGGTGGAAAACAAGAAGGCAGCACTCTGATCACTATCGAAACAAAAGATCTAAAAGTTTCTCTCATCCCAACTCGCGGTATGGACATTTTTGAAATTAAGAGTGGTGACGTTCGTTATGGCTGGAAATCACCGGTTGATGAAATTGTAAACCCTGCCTATATGAATTTAGAAATGCGAAACGGTCTTGGCTGGTTAGATGGTTTCAATGAAATGATGGTGCGTTGTGGTTATGAATGGACCGGCCATCCTGGTAAAGAAAATGGCCGCTTGATGAGTCTGCACGGTCGGGCAGGTAATACCCCAGCATCAAAAGTTATCGTCAGCGTTGATGAAACTGCACCTTATGCCATTCATGTTAAGGGCTTAGTGAAAGAGAACACATTTAAAATCAGTGCTCTGGAAACATGGACTCAAGCAACTGTTATTCCAGGTGAAAAAGTCGTCAAAATACATGATGAACTGACCAACAATAGCGATTACGATCGTGACTACCAAATCATTTATCACAGCAACTTTGGCTCTCCGATTCTGGAAGAAGGTGCCAAATTTGTTGCACCAGTAAAAGAAATTTCACCATTTAATGACTATGCGAAAAAAGGTCTGAAAAACTGGGAAACCTATCAAGGCCCAACCAAAGGCTATGATGAAATGGTCTTCAATCTGGTGCCTTATGCTGATAAAGATGGCAAAACCACTGCTATGTTGCATAACAAAGCGGCTGATAAAGGTGTTGCCATTAGTTTTGACACCAAACAATTGCCTGCGCTGACCATGTGGAAAAACACCGATACACTAAAACAAGGTTATGTCACAGGTATTGAACCTGGTACCAGCTACGCCTATGCACGTCAGATTGAACGCGAACAGGGTCGGGTGAAAACACTGGCACCAGAAGGTCGTCAGTCATTTGATCTGGAATATCGTGTAATGACTACCGCGGATGAAGTAACTTCCGTCCAGAAAGCCATTGATACCATTACTGCTGGTCAAAAAACCAAAGTAACGACTAAACCAATGGCAAAAGAATAAATTATTTACTGAAAGTCATAAAGGAAAAGGCTGACCATATATGTGGTCAGCCTTTTCCTTATGTTAAATTTGGTTTAGCCTAGCTTATCTTACTTTCGTGATGAAATTGGCCAGCTTATCTATCTGGAGACCAGCTTCATCAAAGTTTGCCGGAGCAAGCCAAGCTTCATAGGCTGATCGAACTACTGCATATTCACTGTCGAGAAGGGAGTACCAAGCCGTATCTCTATTTCGGCCCTTAGTTACCAGTAACTGTCGGAAGACACCTTCGAACGTAAAACCAAAACGTTCAGCTGCCGCTCGGGACGGTCCGTTCAATGAATCACATTTCCATTCCAATCGCCGATAGCCGAGATCGTCAAAAATATAGTGAAGTAACAGAGTCATGACTTCAGTCGAGAGCGGTGTACGTTGCATTCTGGGAGAATAGACGACATGGCCGATTTCTATCACACCATTCGCGGCATCAATACGCATCAAAGCTACTGTTCCCACCGCTTTTTCTGTTGATTGATCAATGACAGCATAATGAAACGGGTCATTGAGTTCTACCATACTAATTAAGAAATCTCGGTATTTATCGTAAGTATTAAACGGCCCGTAAGGAAGATAAGTCCAATGACGAGCATCGGGGCTTTCTTTAAATGCTTCGTATAATTCTTTGGCGTGTCGCTCTACATTAATACGCTCTAATCGACAGAATCGTCCAGTAAGAACAGTTTGTTCTGGATGCTTTGCCGGTGTCCATTCAGGTAAAGCTCTGCCGATAGGTTGTTGAAATTCATTTAATCGCATTGTCAGTTAACTTTCCTGTTTTGTGTTGCTGGATTTAATCAACATAAAGGATCGCGGTATTATAAGAAGAACCACTTTTATTGATTTTTATGGTACCACTCAGATAATGGGCATTACAGTGGTGACTGTGGTCAATATCTACTTTAAACAATAAGCACAAGACTAGATATATTTCAGAACTACCGAAGATGCCCATATGATCAACAAAGAAATCGTGTTCCGCTACATAGTCACTGAATATGACATTAACCCCGATTTCCCCTGGATGAAATACCCCGAATATGCGGTATTTAGACACGAGAACAATCGTAAATGGTTCTGTCTCGCTATGACGGTTCCACGAACAAAGCTTGGCCTTAAAGGCGATGAGGTGGTTGAAATTATCAATATCAAATGCCCACCTGAAATCATAGGAAGTTTGAGATCATCTGCCGGATTCTTACCTGCTTACCATATGAATAAAGAACATTGGGTTACGATCCTCCTTGATGGCACGGTATCTAAGGCGGATGTTTTGTTTTTCTTAAATCAAAGCTACTGCTTAACTAAGTGTTAAATACTGAATGTTGAAGGATCATATCCAAATATTTGTAGAGATCTGACCATTGCAATAGCGGGCACTTTGTATCATTACAAAAATTAGGGTTGCTGTTGCAACCCTGTGCCAGAACCAGGCATTACAAACAATACAGCTAGTGAGAAAATTGTGTTACAGTTAATTTTGCTAGAATGCAGCCTTAAACCAGCTCGGCAAGTGATGCCGGATTAAACCCGTTTAACGCTGAGTAATTACCATTTTCTACTTTTGTTACCCAATCTGGATCACTTAGCAGGGCACGACCCACAGCGATGAGATCAAACTCTTCGCGCTCCATGCGCTCAATGAGTCGCTCCAGGCTCGCAGGAGCTGAGCCCTTTC
This DNA window, taken from uncultured Tolumonas sp., encodes the following:
- a CDS encoding aldose 1-epimerase family protein; the encoded protein is MKKTLLSLSIAALLLSPAAVFAKDFVLTDTVENIEQANWKVTSDELGLKDAPAFSVIKKTLHGGKQEGSTLITIETKDLKVSLIPTRGMDIFEIKSGDVRYGWKSPVDEIVNPAYMNLEMRNGLGWLDGFNEMMVRCGYEWTGHPGKENGRLMSLHGRAGNTPASKVIVSVDETAPYAIHVKGLVKENTFKISALETWTQATVIPGEKVVKIHDELTNNSDYDRDYQIIYHSNFGSPILEEGAKFVAPVKEISPFNDYAKKGLKNWETYQGPTKGYDEMVFNLVPYADKDGKTTAMLHNKAADKGVAISFDTKQLPALTMWKNTDTLKQGYVTGIEPGTSYAYARQIEREQGRVKTLAPEGRQSFDLEYRVMTTADEVTSVQKAIDTITAGQKTKVTTKPMAKE
- a CDS encoding GNAT family protein translates to MRLNEFQQPIGRALPEWTPAKHPEQTVLTGRFCRLERINVERHAKELYEAFKESPDARHWTYLPYGPFNTYDKYRDFLISMVELNDPFHYAVIDQSTEKAVGTVALMRIDAANGVIEIGHVVYSPRMQRTPLSTEVMTLLLHYIFDDLGYRRLEWKCDSLNGPSRAAAERFGFTFEGVFRQLLVTKGRNRDTAWYSLLDSEYAVVRSAYEAWLAPANFDEAGLQIDKLANFITKVR
- a CDS encoding MmcQ/YjbR family DNA-binding protein, with the protein product MINKEIVFRYIVTEYDINPDFPWMKYPEYAVFRHENNRKWFCLAMTVPRTKLGLKGDEVVEIINIKCPPEIIGSLRSSAGFLPAYHMNKEHWVTILLDGTVSKADVLFFLNQSYCLTKC